In Ancalomicrobiaceae bacterium S20, the following proteins share a genomic window:
- a CDS encoding autotransporter outer membrane beta-barrel domain-containing protein, producing the protein MCATLSAPDWVRRFEAGSAADDGVAASGATAAPLAPGFAPTVWFQGFGAWGNVFGNGNAATVRTGIAGGFGGADVALDQTWRLGIVGGYSRSTLKVAARSTSGTIDNYDLGAYLGGRFGAVGLKAGVTHTWHDIAMRRTVAFPGFSEANNAGYRAATTQVFGEASYTARFDRLSVEPFAGLAYVHVGAGGATESGVDAALAIAPRDTDTVFSSLGLRLGGRFDPMPYLSITPSLSFAWVHAFGDVAPSATASFASGSRPFAVAGAPFARDSAQIGASIDVGLGDSAVLSATYGGQFGRGLQENTFRGRLTLRF; encoded by the coding sequence ATCTGCGCGACGCTGTCGGCGCCCGACTGGGTCAGGCGCTTCGAGGCGGGCAGTGCCGCGGACGATGGCGTAGCGGCGAGCGGCGCGACGGCCGCGCCGCTCGCGCCCGGCTTCGCGCCGACCGTCTGGTTCCAGGGCTTCGGTGCCTGGGGCAACGTCTTCGGTAACGGCAACGCCGCGACGGTGCGGACCGGCATCGCCGGCGGCTTCGGCGGAGCCGACGTCGCGCTCGACCAGACCTGGCGTCTCGGCATCGTCGGCGGCTACAGCCGCTCGACGCTGAAGGTCGCCGCGCGCTCCACGTCCGGCACGATCGACAACTACGATCTCGGCGCCTATCTCGGCGGCCGCTTCGGCGCGGTCGGCCTCAAGGCCGGCGTGACCCACACCTGGCACGATATCGCCATGCGCCGCACCGTCGCCTTCCCCGGCTTCAGCGAAGCGAACAACGCCGGATATCGCGCGGCCACCACGCAGGTGTTCGGCGAGGCGAGCTACACGGCCCGGTTCGACAGGCTCTCGGTCGAGCCCTTCGCCGGCCTCGCCTATGTCCATGTCGGTGCCGGTGGCGCGACCGAGAGCGGCGTCGACGCGGCCCTCGCGATAGCGCCCCGCGACACGGACACGGTGTTCTCGAGCCTCGGCCTGCGCCTCGGCGGCCGGTTCGATCCGATGCCCTACCTGTCGATCACGCCGAGCCTGAGCTTCGCCTGGGTCCACGCCTTCGGCGACGTCGCGCCGTCCGCGACCGCATCCTTCGCCAGCGGATCGCGACCCTTCGCCGTTGCCGGCGCGCCCTTCGCCCGCGACAGTGCGCAGATCGGCGCCAGCATCGATGTCGGGCTCGGCGACAGCGCCGTGCTTTCAGCCACTTACGGCGGCCAGTTCGGACGCGGTCTCCAGGAGAATACGTTCC